A genome region from Cutaneotrichosporon cavernicola HIS019 DNA, chromosome: 5 includes the following:
- a CDS encoding uncharacterized protein (Rad51 family DNA repair protein) — protein sequence MTSTTDSLLAEIGTGTAAELAMGVAYTTAPPGPTFLPELDALLLSARPHAGGSSLQRGDLVELIGPSGSGKSTLSTFLLMTALLPPVLPQTTVPLGGRGMPASLLSPPSSPPLRLVDSMRAHIERCCAAASHSPTAQQVEGAVNAALARLTVLRPRPRAAHWAIALHRLLALRGDAPALIVVDGLGNGFWPERWADETKTTRDAGMRDVWDALTALRAQLGTVVVVTVQGLRPAGGLFKPHLPAPYPAPFDGGGKWPLNVHITLLGPARSLQLPAESTLAEALRERRNQDVRTYRGVVRVPGGAGTVGTPTGAHFAFGIYEHGLVPFNAS from the coding sequence CCTTTCTTCCcgagctcgatgcgctccttctctcGGCCCGCCCACACGCAGGCGGTTCCTCTCTCCAACGGGGTGATCTAGTTGAGCTGATCGGTCCCAGCGGTTCCGGCAAATCAACACTATCGACCTTTCTCCTCATGACAGCCCTTCTCCCCCCAGTCCTCCCGCAGACTACGGTCCCCTTGGGCGGACGGGGAATGCccgcctccctcctctcaccGCCTTCGAGCCCGCCCCTCCGACTCGTAGACAGCATGCGAGCGCACATCGAGCGCTGCTGCGCTGCAGCCTCCCATTCGCCGACCGCCCAACAAGTCGAAGGCGCAGTAAACGCCGCTCTAGCCCGGCTGACCGTGTTACGACCACGTCCGCGCGCGGCACACTGGGCCATCGCCCTCCATCGACTCCTCGCTCTCAGAGGAGACGCCCCGGCCCTCATTGTCGTTGATGGGCTGGGCAATGGGTTCTGGCCCGAACGATGGGCAGACGAGACCAAGACCACCCGCGACGCCGGCATGCGCGACGTATGGGACGCGCTCACCGCCCTCCGCGCACAGCTGGGAaccgtcgtcgtcgtcactgtCCAAGGTCTTCGGCCGGCTGGGGGACTGTTCAAGCCTCACCTACCTGCGCCGTATCCCGCCCCCTTTGACGGGGGTGGGAAGTGGCCGCTCAACGTCCACATCACGTTGCTAGGCCCCGCACGTTCTCTCCAACTCCCCGCTGAGAGCACGTTGGCTGAGGCactgcgcgagcgccggAACCAGGATGTGCGGACATACCGTGGCGTCGTGCGCGTCCCAGGGGGCGCAGGGACTGTTGGGACGCCAACTGGTGCGCACTTCGCATTCGGCATCTACGAGCACGGTCTGGTGCCTTTCAACGCTAGCTGA
- the MET22 gene encoding uncharacterized protein (Inositol monophosphatase family) produces MSSLPFTKLAAEAELAILSVLRGCYLTKNVQDTLVSKDTVIKKDKSPVTVADLSAQALISLHLLDHFPADKIIGEEDTSELRANAPLRNKVVGLVNGGFTREAGWGEGKTFSEDEILAAVDAGSATGGPKGRFWTIDPVDGTSGFIRHQQFAVCLALIVDGAVELGVIGCPNLGPEPAAIGEEVVPNGKGVLMVAVRGEGSWSRPLDKAEYTKLKLPATPPESNPLTFLESVEAGHSAHGIQQRIGQLLGVQRPSLRMDSQAKYACLARGEGGVYLRIPTKYSGGKEYREKIWDHASGALLIEESGGVCTDMWGRPLDFSQGRTLSDNEGIVAAGKDMHARAVEAVKQAVEEALKAKV; encoded by the exons ATGTCGTCCCTACCATTCACCAagctcgcggccgaggctgagctGGCCATCCTCTCTGTCCTCCGCGGATGCTACTT GACAAAGAACGTTCAAGACACTCTCGTGTCCAAGGACACGGTTatcaagaaggacaagtCGCCTGTCACTG TCGCCGACCTGTCGGCACAGGCCCTCATCAGCctgcacctcctcgaccatTTCCCTGCCGACAAGATTatcggggaggaggacacgTCCGAGTTGCGCGCGAACGCTCCTCTGCGCAACAAAGTTGTCGGTCTCGTTAATGGCGGGTTCACCCGCGAggcggggtggggggagggcAAGACTTtctccgaggacga GATCCTCGCGGCTGTCGATGCTGGGTCTGCGACTGGTGGACCAAAGGGCCGGTTCTGGACGATCGACCCCGTCGACGGTACGAGCGGGTTTATCCGCCACCAGCAGTTTGCTGTTTGTCTCGCCTTGATTGTTGATGGggccgtcgagctcggcgttATCGGGTGCCCTAATCTTGGTCCGGAGCCGGCTGCcattggcgaggaggtcgtgcCGAACGGCAAGGGTGTTTTGATGGTCGCTGTGCGCGGTGAGGGCTCTTGGTCT CGCCCCCTCGACAAGGCAGAGTAcaccaagctcaagcttCCCGCCACGCCGCCCGAGTCCAACCCCCTGACTTTCCTCGAGtccgtcgaggccggccACTCTGCCCACGGGATCCAGCAGCGTATTGGCCAGTTGCTGGGTGTTCAGCGTCCCAGTCTCCGCATGGACAGCCAGGCAAAGTATGCGTGTCTGGCccgcggcgagggtggcgtATACCTCCGCATCCCGACCAAGTACTCTGGCGGCAAGGAGTATCGCGAGAAGATCTGGGACCATGCCTCGggcgcgctcctcatcgaAGAGTCGGGTGGCGTGTGTACCGACATGTGGGGCCGGCCTCTCGACTTTAGCCAGGGCCGCACGCTCTCTGACAACGAGGGTATCGTGGCGGCTGGCAAGGACATGCACGCacgcgcggtcgaggccgtcaagcAGGCTGTTGAGGAGGCactcaaggccaaggtgTAA
- the NAS2 gene encoding uncharacterized protein (26S proteasome non-ATPase, regulatory subunit), producing the protein MALPTPPTEIQLPLPHPEAYPGEPREYARALMQRKEEIEKEIDTFKDVLASHGASMETALVDPEGYPRGDIDVYAIRHARAALVRLYNDRDEVIRRLATALESAFQVDPSVPQPQPQSQSQSQSQSRLPASANGHRDVPETWPDRPVARVNSVAPSSPAADAGLTPGDIIYSFSGITAASEGGMQAIGAVVQRSEGQTLTLLVLRGNERKMLHLTPRAWSGRGLLGCHILPA; encoded by the exons ATGGctctcccaaccccaccaacAGAGATACAGCTGCCGCTCCCGCATCCCGAGGCCTATCCCGGCGAGCCGAGGGAGTATGCGCGCGCATTGATGCAGCGTaaggaggagattgagaagGAGATT GATACGTTCAAGGACGTTTTGGCATCG CACGGCGCGTCGATGGAGACGGCGCTCGTCGATCCCGAGGGATATCCGCGCGGAGATATTGATGTG TACGCCATCCGgcacgctcgcgcggccCTCGTGCGCCTCTATAATGACCGGGACGAGGTGATCCGCCGCCTTGCGACCGCCCTCGAGTCGGCGTTCCAAGTCGATCCTTCCGTTCCTCAACCACAGCCCcagtcccagtcccagtcccagtcccagtccCGCCTACCAGCCTCAGCCAACGGACACCGCGACGTCCCCGAGACCTGGCCCGACCGCCCTGTTGCGCGTGTCAACTCTGTCGCGCCATCCAGTCCCGCCGCCGATGCT GGCCTCACACCTGGCGATATCATCTATTCGTTCTCGGGTATCACGGCCGCCAGCGAGGGCGGGATGCAAGCCATCGGCGCTGTCGTGCAGCGCTCCGAGGGC CAAAccctcactctcctcgTGCTCCGCGGAAACGAGCGCAAGATGCTGCACCTCacgccgcgcgcgtggAGCGGACGCGGCCTGCTCGGCTGCCATATTCTCCCCGCGTAG
- a CDS encoding uncharacterized protein (Component of the MICOS complex, a large protein complex of the mitochondrial inner membrane that plays crucial roles in the maintenance of crista junctions, inner membrane architecture, and formation of contact sites to the outer membrane) — protein sequence MAAFQRLFRGSIGPATAVGSVVLASAATAAHADEGLAAVSVQPGRAPNGNKLPIYENPNDEGTVTLVVHHNPLSEHIATAREATAEAVGSVRGVLQSGVSSWIDFERGVEREIKSVVPKDENLTPGIIYVLVAGLTGSVLTRTRSFPVRFLAPPVFALAALPYFLPKTAHNLRAYISDIEDKQAPEFAAKHDAFNHNLEMHWHMAIDRLRGVSHEAAQWSSKAAEGVENATGLRVGDTLRRGQAAAAAKIGETRAVIRDEVAALRDEVAKPAQPVVLQKVATVVEEKPIAEIVVAVPAEAVAAPVAVAAVATPAPAAVVPEAKPVEAQPVEAKPVEAQPVEAKPVEAKPVEAKPADSGKRLV from the exons ATGGCGGCCTTCCAGCGTCTCTTCCGGGGATCCATTGGCCCTGCCACCGCCGTCGGGAGCGTCGTGctcgcgagcgccgcgaccgccgcacacgccgacgagggccTCGCTGCCGTCTCGGTCCAACCGGGGCGTGCCCCGAACGGTAACAAG CTGCCCATTTACGAAAACCCGAACGACGAAGGGACCGTGACGCTCGTGGTGCACCACAACCCACTGTCCGAGCACATTGCGACTGCCCGCGAGgcgacggccgaggcggttgGCAGTGTGCGCGGCGTGCTGCAGTCGGGCGTCTCCAGCTGGATCGACTTTGAGCGGGGCGTTGAGC GCGAGATCAAGAGCGTTGtgcccaaggacgagaacTTGACACCGGGCATCATCTACGTCCTCGTGGCCGGACTGACGGGTTCGGTTCTCACTCGCACCCGCTCGTTCCCCGTGCGcttcctcgctcctccGGTCTTTgccctcgctgcgctcCCCTACTTCCTCCCGAAGACGGCGCACAACCTCCGCGCCTACATCTCGGACATTGAGGACAAGCAGGCACCCGAGTTTGCAGCCAAGCACGACGCTTTCAACCACAACCTCGAGATGCACTGGCACATGGCCATTGACCGTCTCCGTGGTGTGAGCCACGAGGCCGCTCAGTGGAGCtccaaggccgccgagggtgTCGAGAACGCCACTGGTCTGCGTGTCGGTGACACCCTGCGCCGTGGACaggccgctgccgccgccaagattggcgagacgcgcgccgtcatccgcgacgaggttgcTGCGCTCcgtgacgaggtcgccaagccGGCGCAGCCCGTGGTGTTGCAGAAGGTCGCGACtgtggtcgaggagaagccgATTGCTGAGATTGTCGTTGCGGTTCCAGCAGAGGCGGTCGCCGCtcccgtcgccgtcgctgccgtcgccacgcctgcgcctgccgccgtcgtgcccgaggccaagccTGTGGAGGCCCAGcccgtcgaggccaagcctGTGGAGGCCCAGcccgtcgaggccaagcctGTGGAGGCCAAGcccgtcgaggccaagcctGCTGACAGCGGCAAGCGCCTCGTCTAA
- the PUP3 gene encoding uncharacterized protein (Proteasome subunit): MSIMEYNGGSVVAMLGKDCVAIACDLRLGAQATGVAMNFEKVFPVNDTLYYGLPGLATDVYTLKEQLRFRVNMYRMKEEREITPETFTHLVSSTLYEKRFGPYFIEPVVAGIPQATASNPNPKPFISTMDTIGCITTPKDFAVAGTATDKLYGTAEGLWEPDLEPEDLFETISQTLLNAVDRDALSGWGAIVHVITKDKVVTRTLRSRMD, from the exons ATG TCGATTATGGAGTACAATGGCGGCTCAGTCGTTGCGATGCTCGGCAAGGACTGTGTCGCGATCGCGTGTGACCTCCGTCTCGGTGCGCAGGCTACTGGTGTCGCCATGAACTTTGAGAAGGTCTTCCCTGTCAACGACACTCTCTACTACGGGTTGCCAGGTCTCGCGACGGACGTATACACTCT CAAGGAGCAGCTCCGCTTCCGCGTCAACATGTACCGCATGAAGGAAGAGCGTGAGATCACCCCGGAGACGTTCACCCACCTCGTTAGCAGCACGCTGTACGAGAAGCGCTTTGGGCCTTACTTTATCGAGCCTGTTGTTGCTGGAATCCCCCAGGCCACGGCGTCtaaccccaaccccaagccCTTCATCTCGACCATGGACAC CATCGGGTGCATCACCACGCCCAAGGACTTCGCGGTGGCCGGAACAGCGACCGATAAGCTGTACGGTACGGCCGAGGGACTGTGGGAGCCCGACCTCGAACCCGAGGACCTGTTCGAGACCATCTCCCAAACGCTGCTCAATGCCGTCGACCGTGACGCCCTCAGCGGTTGGGGCGCTATTGTTCATGTTAT CAccaaggacaaggtggTTACGCGGACACTCCGCTCGCGCATGGACTAA
- a CDS encoding uncharacterized protein (AAA domain) — MSAPTSHLSLPHFLKLALAENGYHTVTDLEGSSPADLAAELGIGLVQAQDVLRQAASLAAGPSRPSSRPSSPTRPQTAADLLHAGPGPRLSTLSGALDGLLAHYSPLHLEPHPHNLKGKERALVGAVVPGMVLEISGPPGSGKSVVALSMALSGAVEGTAALVIDTEGAMTAQRIEAAARAFLDSLPEPGSTVEEILGRIHVMRVATQVQMVAVLHTLDGWLESHPAVKLLVIDTLSYHFRQPSLELSVRKRIMELIKLSVGKAATVRGCAVIATCQMATKLLTAENKRATFETGERAVLMPSLGDAWTTERTVRVALFRGRAGDDLRYAHASTTSTPGSSHRSDPPWASFDIDTSGLPCDMPPAPTDDDV, encoded by the exons ATGAGCGCGCCAACATCCCATCTATCCCTTCC GCACTTCCTCAAACTTGCTCTCGCCGAGAACGGGTACCACACCGTAACGGACCTCGAGGGCTCCAGCCCGGCGGACTTGGCTGCTG aacTAGGCATTGGACTTGTGCAGGCCCAGGATGTACTCAGGCAAGCTGCTTCTTTAGCTG ccgGGCCGTCACGGCCCTCCTctcggccctcctcccctaCCCGGCCCCAAACagccgccgacctcctccacgcTGGCCCTGGCCCGCGCCTCTCAACCCTCTCCGGTGCACTCGACGGCCTCCTAGCCCATTACTCacccctccatctcgagcCTCACCCGCATAACCTGAAAGGTAAGGAGCGCGCACTAGTAGGCGCAGTCGTACCGGGGATGGTGCTCGAGATCTCGGGTCCGCCGGGGTCGGGGAAGAGCGTAGTGGCACTGAGTATGGCTCTAAGTGGGGCAGTTGAGGGCACTGCCGCCCTCGTTATCG ACACGGAGGGCGCGATGACGGCACAGCGTATCGAAGCGGCCGCAAGAGCCTTCCTCGATTCCCTCCCTGAACCTGGAAGTACAGTCGAGGAGATACTAGGGCGCATACATGTCATGCGCGTTGCGACGCAGGTGCAAATGGTCGCTGTGCTGCACACCCTTGACGGCTGGCTCGAGAGTCATCCTGCC GTCAAGCTCCTTGTCATCGACACACTGAGCTACCACTTCAGGCAACCGAGTCTGGAACTGTCTGTCCGCAAGCGGATCATGGAACT gaTCAAGCTGAGTGTCGGCAAGGCCGCGACGGTGCGGGGATGTGCG GTGATTGCGACGTGCCAGATGGCGACCAAGTTGCTCACCGCTGAGAACAAGCGGGCAACTTTTGAGacgggcgagcgcgccgtgcTCATGCCCTCGCTTG GCGATGCGTGGACAACAGAGCGGACAGTGCGCGTGGCACTGTTTCGCGGACGCGCTGGCGACGACCTACGATACGCGCACGCTTCGACGACTTCTACCCCGGGGAGCAGCCACAGAAGCGATCCACCATGGGCGTCGTTCGACATCGAC ACGTCCGGGCTACCTTGCGACATGCCGCCTGCGcccaccgacgacgacgtctgA
- the DRS2 gene encoding uncharacterized protein (Belongs to the cation transport ATPase (P-type) (TC 3.A.3) family. Type IV subfamily), which translates to MSGNNPFDDILAPQPQKAANPLASDPFDDDNVPDLLGGSSNRGHSGAGQNASGTSRDDGKSGYAMDPFFDERVDDDFGLPAHAQTSGYMQPIASTSTHTAGQSLFDVDQPFAHQGATPAGYGGFSGGKKDFLGTTNEDPFADDEAAAAYTFSAPTDGPYAVRKRRGRWQRFKDDYLGEIDWSFGVDKLLRRKNKFDGIPREVMLNDPEGNRVKGYESNSVSTGKYGPLTFLPKFLFSEFSRSANLFFLFTACIQQVPGVSPTGRWTTIVPLAVVLIASAFKEIKEDLKRHAQDRSLNSSKAMVLVNGQFEARSWRRVRVGDILRLESDGFIPADMVLISSSEPEGLAYVETANLDGETNLKIKQAHPSTSTLTNPQAASMLRGHLMSEAPNSSLYTYDGTFNLSSAQPGAAPTKIPVGPNQVLLRGAQLRNTGWVYGIVVNAGHQTKLMRNATEPPVKRTAVEKQVNRQILYLFALLLLMSLVSAIGNCIRMWFFSDQDWYLDLGQGMPNKARQFVENILTFIILYNNLIPISLIMTMEVVKFQHASFINSDLDMYYAPTDTPAVCRTSSLVEELGQISYIFSDKTGTLTCNEMEFRECSIFGVPYAQTVEDNKREQGQKTFEVLRQRSEENTQEGAVIRQFLNLLAVCHTVIPEIKDGKMVYQASSPDEAALVQGAEILGYRFHTRKPKSVFIDVNGQDEEYEILNVCEFNSSRKRMSTVVRCPDGKIRLFCKGADTVIFERLGANQEFSEATLVHLEDYATEGLRTLCLAYRDVPDAEYNEWARLYDNAAAQMQGRAEALDNVAEIIEQNLVLLGATAIEDRLQDGVPDTIHTLQQAGIKIWILTGDRQETAINIGLSCRLISESMNLVIINTETQAETVDLLNKRLFAIKNQRMGGGDVEELALIIDGKSLTFALEKECSDVLLELAVMCKAVICCRVSPLQKALVVKLVKKSTTAPLLAIGDGANDVSMIQAAHIGVGISGVEGLQAARSADVAISQFRFLRKLLLVHGSWSYQRLSKLILYSFYKNITFALCLFWYSWFNDFSGQISFEGWSMSFYNVIFTILPPLVIGIFDQFVSARMLDRYPQLYHLGQRNAFFTPVKFFEWVGNALYHSVLLFTFTCLAFTGDLIASDGKGSGLWVWGTTLYMVVLLTVLGKAALISDVWTKYTVAAIPGSFIFTMIALPLYAFIAPLLNFSIAYKGVVGRLASDPVFYFCLILFPPLCLLRDYAWKYYRRTYHPQDYNIVQEIQKFNLSDYRPRQEQFQKAIKKVRATQRMRRQRGFAFSQTENTSQDQTRLIRAYDTSVARPTGF; encoded by the exons ATGTCGGGCAACAACCCGTTTGACGACATTCTGGCGCCGCAACCTCAAAAGGCGGCCAACCCACTAGCAAGTGATCCcttcgacgacgacaatgtTCCCGACCTGCTCGGTGGCTCCTCGAATCGAGGCCACTCTGGAGCCGGTCAGAACGCTTCGGGCACGTCCCGCGATGACGGCAAGAGTGGCTACGCAATGGATCCATTCTTCGACGAGCGAGT tgaCGATGACTTTGGGCTCCCGGCGCATGCGCAGACGTCGGGATACATGCAGCCCATCGCCAGCACGTCAACGCATACCGCTGGTCAGTCGCTGTTCGACGTCGACCAGCCGTTCGCGCATCAGGGCGCAACCCCGGCTGGGTACGGCGGGTTCTCGGGCGGAAAGAAGGACTTCCTGGGCACCACGAACGAGGACCCGTTCGCTGACGAtgaggcggccgccgcctACACCTTCTCAGCGCCAACAGATGGCCCATATGCCGTTCGGAAACGGCGTGGCCGGTGGCAACGGTTCAAGGACGACTACTTGGGCGAGATCGATTGGAGTTTTGGTGTCGACAAGCTTCTCAGACGCAAGAACAAGTTCGATGGCATACCACGAGAAGTCATGTTGAACGATCCAGAGGGCAACCGCGTCAAGGGCTACGAAAGCAACTCGGTCTCGACTGGCAAGTATGGTCCGTTGACATTCCTGCCAAAATTCCTGTTCT CCGAGTTCTCGCGATCTGCAAACTTGTTCTTCCTGTTCACGGCGTGCATCCAGCAAGTACCGGGCGTCTCACCGACTGGTCGCTGGACGACCATCGTCCCTCTCGCTGTGGTTCTCATCGCCTCTGCCTtcaaggagatcaaggaggaTCTG AAACGACATGCTCAGGATCGCTCCTTAAACTCGAGCAAGGCAATGGTTCTCGTCAACGGCCAGTTCGAGGCTCGGTCATGGCGCCGCGTTCGCGTCGGCGACATCCTTCGTCTCGAGAGCGACGGTTTCATACCCGCTGACATGGTCCTTATCAGTAGTTCCGAACCAGAAGGACTTGCGTATGTGGAGACGGCGAATCTCGATGGCGAGACCAACCTCAAGATCAAGCAGGCGCATCCGTCCACTTCCACCCTCACCAACCCCCAAGCTGCATCGATGCTGCGTGGTCACCTGATGTCGGAGGCTCCCAATTCGTCTCTATACACGTACGACGGCACCTTCAATCTGTCATCCGCGCAGCCAGGCGCCGCTCCTACCAAGATTCCGGTCGGACCGAACCAGGTTCTGCTTCGTGGCGCTCAACTACGCAACACTGGTTGGGTGTACGGAATCGTCGTTAACGCCGGACACCAAACGAAGCTCATGCGCAACGCCACTGAGCCGCCCGTCAAACGCACGGCCGTCGAGAAGCAGGTCAACAGGCAGATCCTGTACCTATTtgcgctcctgctcctcatGTCGCTAGTTTCGGCGATCGGTAACTGCATCCGGATGTGGTTCTTCTCCGACCAAGACTGGtatctcgacctcggccagGGCATGCCCAACAAGGCGCGTCAGTTTGTCGAGAACATCCTGACGTTCATCATTCTCTACAACAACTTGATCCCGATTTCCTTGATCATGACGATGGAGGTCGTCAAGTTCCAGCACGCTTCGTTCATCAACTCGGACCTCGACATGTACTACGCCCCGACGGACACGCCGGCGGTGTGCCGCACCTCTTCGCTcgtggaggagctcggccagATATCCTACATCTTCTCAGACAAGACCGGTACGCTCACGTGTAACGAGATGGAATTCCGCGAGTGCTCGATCTTCGGCGTCCCCTACGCTCAGACCGTCGAAGACAACAAGCGCGAGCAGGGACAAAAAACTTTCGAGGTCCTCCGTCAACGCTCCGAAGAAAACACCCAGGAGGGCGCCGTCATTCGCCAGTTCCTCAACCTCTTGGCAGTGTGCCACACTGTCATCcccgagatcaaggacggcaagatGGTGTACCAAGCGTCAAGCCCGGACGAAGCGGCTCTTGTCCAGGGGGCAGAGATTCTCGGATACCGGTTCCACACCCGCAAGCCGAAGTCGGTGTTCATCGACGTCAACGGCCAGGACGAGGAATATGAGATTCTGAACGTCTGCGAGTTCAACTCGTCGCGTAAGCGCATGTCCACGGTCGTGAGATGTCCCGATGGCAAGATCCGCCTGTTCTGCAAGGGTGCCGACACTGTCATCTTCGAGCGGCTGGGTGCCAACCAGGAGTTCTCAGAGGCGACACTTGTCCACCTCGAGGACTACGCCACGGAGGGTCTGCGCACGCTGTGCTTGGCTTACCGGGACGTTCCGGATGCCGAGTACAACGAGTGGGCGCGACTCTACgacaacgccgccgcgcagaTGCAGGGCCgtgccgaggccctcgacaacgtcgccgagatCATCGAGCAAAACCtcgtgctcctcggcgcgacAGCGATTGAGGACCGTCTGCAGGACGGTGTGCCGGACACGATCCATACTCTGCAGCAGGCAGGTATCAAGATCTGGATCCTCACTGGCGATCGGCAGGAGACAGCGATCAACATCGGCCTCTCGTGCCGCTTGATCTCCGAATCAATGAACCTGGTCATTATCAACACGGAGACACAAGCTGAGACGGTTGACCTCCTCAACAAACGCCTATTCGCCATCAAGAACCAGCGcatgggtggcggcgacgttgaggagctAGCTCTTATCATCGACGGCAAGAGTCTGACgttcgcgctcgagaaggagtGCTCTGacgttctcctcgagctggcggtCATGTGCAAGGCGGTCATCTGTTGCCGTGTTTCGCCGCTGCAGAAGGcactcgtcgtcaagcTGGTCAAGAAGTCAACGACTGCGCCGCTGCTCGCGATCGGGGACGGCGCCAACGATGTCAGCATGATCCAGGCCGCGCACATTGGTGTCGGCATCTCaggcgtcgagggcctccaggccgcgcgctcggccgACGTCGCTATCTCCCAGTTCCGCTTCCTCCGCAagcttcttcttgtccaCGGCTCATGGAGCTACCAGCGCCTATCGAAGCTCATCCTCTACTCGTTCTACAAGAACATTACCTTTGCGCTGTGTCTCTTCTGG tacTCGTGGTTTAACGACTTCTCGGGTCAGATCTCGTTCGAGGGCTGGTCGATGTCATTCTACAACGTCATCTTCACCATCCTGCCGCCCCTCGTCATTGGTATCTTTGACCAGTTCGTCAGCGCGCGTATGCTCGACCGGTACCCCCAGCTCTACCATCTGGGGCAGCGTAACGCGTTCTTCACGCCCGTCAAGTTCTTCGAGTGGGTCGGCAACGCACTGTATCACAGTGTCCTGTTGTTCACGTTCACGTGCCTCGCGTTCACGGGCGACCTCATCGCGTCCGACGGCAAGGGCTCTGGCCTTTGGGTGTGGGGAACGACGCTGTACAtggtcgtcctcctcactgtcctcggcaaggcggcACTTATCTCCGA cgtcTGGACAAAGTACACGGTCGCGGCGATCCCCGGCTCGTTCATCTTCACGATGATCGCTCTGCCGCTCTACGCCTTCATCGCTCCACTACTCAACTTTTCGATTGCGTACAAGGGAGTTGTCGGGCGCCTGGCGTCAGACCCCGTCTTCTACTTTtgcctcatcctcttcccgCCTCTGTGCCTCCTTCGCGACTACGCGTGGAAGTACTACCGCCGCACGTACCACCCCCAGGACTACAACATCGTGCAGGAGATCCAGAAGTTCAACCTCTCCGACTACCGCCCTCGGCAGGAACAGTTCCAAAAGGCCATCAAGAAGGTACGTGCCACCCAGCGCATGCGCCGGCAGCGCGGGTTTGCGTTCTCGCAGACCGAAAACACGAGCCAGGACCAGACGCGCCTCATCCGCGCGTACGACACGAGCGTCGCTCGTCCAACTGGCTTCTAA